The Acidobacteriota bacterium genome has a segment encoding these proteins:
- a CDS encoding phosphate ABC transporter ATP-binding protein, with amino-acid sequence MSDIAIEVRGFSQYFGEVRKIQALDLEVRRHEILGIIGPARSGKSTFLCALNRLNDLVRGSRHEGVIAVDGRDIYAPDVDVVELRRRLGMVFATPVPLPRSIYENVAFGARRAGVRRRDELDAIVRDSLEKGGLWEEVLDRLETSGQKLSGGQQQRLCLARILAVKPEFILLDEPTSGLDPISTMKIEESLRRLKKDYTIILVTNNTKQAARVADRTAFFLNGGLVEVGPTAKIFTAPDDPRTDDYLRGRFG; translated from the coding sequence ATGAGCGATATCGCCATCGAGGTCCGGGGCTTCAGCCAGTATTTCGGCGAGGTCCGCAAGATCCAGGCCCTCGACCTCGAGGTGCGGCGGCACGAGATCCTGGGGATCATCGGCCCGGCCAGGAGCGGCAAGTCGACTTTTCTCTGCGCCCTCAACCGCCTCAACGACCTGGTCCGCGGCTCGCGCCACGAGGGCGTCATCGCCGTCGACGGCCGGGATATCTACGCGCCGGACGTCGACGTGGTCGAGCTGCGGCGGCGGCTGGGCATGGTCTTCGCGACGCCGGTCCCCCTGCCGCGATCGATCTACGAGAACGTCGCCTTCGGCGCCCGGCGGGCCGGAGTCCGCCGGCGCGACGAGCTCGATGCCATCGTCCGGGACAGCCTGGAGAAGGGCGGCCTCTGGGAGGAGGTCCTGGACCGCCTGGAGACCAGCGGCCAGAAGCTCTCGGGCGGCCAGCAGCAGCGTCTCTGCCTGGCCCGCATCCTGGCCGTCAAGCCCGAGTTCATCCTCCTCGACGAGCCGACCTCCGGCCTCGACCCCATCTCGACGATGAAGATCGAGGAGTCGCTGCGCCGGCTCAAGAAGGACTACACGATCATCCTCGTCACCAACAACACCAAGCAGGCGGCCCGGGTCGCCGACCGGACGGCCTTCTTCCTGAACGGCGGTCTCGTCGAGGTCGGCCCAACGGCCAAGATCTTCACCGCCCCCGACGATCCGCGG
- the pstA gene encoding phosphate ABC transporter permease PstA, with amino-acid sequence MTLITVAVLLFIILFILRRGLPVLSFEFLTSNPVDMGKSGGIFSTAVGTVALTALAVLIAAPLGVGTAIYLTEYTWGGPVTRVIRFGAECLAGIPSIIFGLFGFILFVTKLRFGWSILSGGLTLAFMLLPTIIRTSEEAIKSVPAEYRKVSFSLGSTKWQTVTRVVLPSALPGIVTGIVLSIGRSIGETAATIFTAGSALRLPTSIFSSSRTMAVHFYILAREGISMQNAYGTAAVLIIAILTINILTYYLMNRFIRKYS; translated from the coding sequence ATGACCCTGATCACGGTCGCGGTCCTGCTCTTCATCATCCTCTTCATCCTGCGCCGCGGCCTGCCGGTCCTCAGCTTCGAGTTCTTGACCTCCAATCCCGTGGACATGGGCAAGTCGGGAGGCATCTTCTCGACCGCGGTCGGGACCGTCGCGTTGACCGCGCTGGCCGTCCTCATCGCCGCCCCGCTCGGGGTCGGCACGGCCATCTACCTGACGGAGTACACCTGGGGCGGCCCGGTGACCCGGGTCATCCGCTTCGGGGCCGAGTGCCTGGCCGGCATCCCCTCGATCATCTTCGGCCTGTTCGGCTTCATCCTTTTCGTCACCAAGCTCAGGTTCGGCTGGTCCATCCTCAGCGGCGGATTGACCCTGGCCTTCATGCTCCTGCCGACCATCATCCGGACCTCCGAGGAAGCCATCAAGAGCGTCCCGGCCGAGTACCGCAAGGTCAGCTTCTCCCTGGGCAGCACCAAGTGGCAGACCGTGACCCGGGTCGTCCTGCCGTCGGCCCTGCCGGGCATCGTCACCGGCATCGTCCTCAGCATAGGCCGGAGCATCGGCGAGACGGCCGCCACGATCTTCACCGCCGGGAGCGCCCTGCGGCTGCCGACCTCGATCTTCTCCTCGAGCCGGACGATGGCCGTCCACTTCTACATCCTGGCCCGCGAGGGCATCTCGATGCAAAACGCCTACGGCACCGCGGCCGTCCTGATCATCGCCATCCTGACCATCAATATCTTGACCTATTACCTGATGAACCGCTTCATCAGGAAGTATTCCTAG
- the pstC gene encoding phosphate ABC transporter permease subunit PstC, translating into MTGAKRARAGNRLERNDRLIRLALLVVAFSAVSVLLVITVFIVGQGTPIMFRYGLKSFLAGSDWYPSEKLFGLWPMIVGSLAVTAGALVIGVPFGLSCAIVLTEFASKKVRRLIKPVIELLAGIPSVVYGFMGVVILVPFIRRAFGGPGLSVLAASIILGVMILPTVISISVDALQAVPPSYREGSIALGATRWQTVRMVLFPAARSGIIASVILGMGRAIGETMATIMIAGNAAEVPHSLLAPVRTLTSNVALEMSYATGEHREALFATGVVLFVIIMALNTIANATSARRRKTQ; encoded by the coding sequence ATGACCGGAGCCAAGAGAGCCAGGGCGGGGAACAGGCTCGAGCGGAACGACCGGCTCATCCGGCTGGCCCTCCTGGTCGTCGCCTTCTCGGCCGTCTCCGTTCTCCTGGTCATCACCGTCTTCATCGTCGGCCAGGGAACGCCGATCATGTTCCGCTACGGCCTCAAGAGCTTCCTGGCCGGCTCCGACTGGTACCCCTCTGAGAAGCTCTTCGGGCTCTGGCCCATGATCGTCGGCTCGCTGGCCGTCACGGCCGGGGCCCTGGTCATCGGCGTCCCCTTCGGCCTGTCCTGCGCCATCGTCCTGACGGAGTTCGCCTCCAAGAAGGTCCGCCGCCTCATCAAGCCCGTGATCGAGCTGCTGGCGGGCATCCCGTCGGTCGTCTACGGCTTCATGGGCGTCGTCATCCTCGTCCCCTTCATCCGCCGGGCCTTCGGCGGGCCGGGCCTGTCCGTCCTGGCCGCCTCGATCATCCTCGGCGTCATGATCCTGCCGACCGTCATCTCCATCTCCGTCGACGCGCTCCAGGCCGTGCCGCCGTCCTACCGCGAGGGCTCGATCGCCCTAGGCGCGACCCGCTGGCAGACGGTCAGGATGGTACTCTTCCCGGCCGCCCGCTCGGGCATCATCGCCAGCGTCATCCTGGGCATGGGCCGGGCCATCGGCGAGACCATGGCCACGATCATGATCGCCGGGAACGCCGCCGAGGTCCCCCATTCGCTCCTGGCGCCCGTCCGGACGCTGACCTCGAACGTCGCCCTGGAGATGAGCTACGCCACGGGCGAGCATCGCGAGGCCCTGTTCGCCACCGGCGTCGTTCTCTTCGTCATCATCATGGCCCTCAACACGATCGCCAACGCCACCTCGGCCAGGCGGAGGAAGACCCAGTGA
- a CDS encoding phosphate ABC transporter substrate-binding protein, with translation MRHRFACFALALGLALFPGCRRAGSGSDLTLAGSTSIQPFADKWAEVFMQAHRDYGVNVQGGGSSAGIEACRSGACQIGMSSRELKGGERDLVAIVVARDGLAVIVHPSNPIRGLRAPDVKQIFAGDITSWRPLGGPDKRITVVTREEGSGTRGAFQELVMGKTRIFRGAITEDSNGTVREIVAHDPQAIGFISLGLVNAAVRALALDGAAATDENIQNGRYRLVRPFLFVSRGEPAGHAREFIDFVLSAEGQKLVTKEGLLPVR, from the coding sequence ATGCGCCACCGGTTTGCCTGCTTCGCCCTGGCCCTGGGCCTCGCGCTTTTTCCGGGCTGCCGCCGGGCCGGATCCGGTTCCGACCTGACCCTGGCCGGGTCGACGAGCATCCAGCCTTTCGCCGACAAGTGGGCCGAGGTGTTCATGCAGGCTCACCGTGACTACGGCGTCAACGTCCAGGGCGGCGGCTCGAGCGCCGGCATCGAGGCCTGCAGGAGCGGGGCCTGCCAGATCGGCATGTCCTCGCGCGAGCTCAAGGGCGGCGAGCGGGACCTCGTCGCGATCGTCGTCGCCCGGGACGGGCTGGCCGTCATCGTCCATCCTTCGAACCCCATCCGCGGCCTCCGGGCGCCGGACGTCAAGCAGATCTTCGCGGGCGACATCACGAGCTGGCGGCCCCTCGGCGGGCCGGACAAGCGGATCACCGTCGTCACCCGCGAGGAGGGCTCCGGCACGCGGGGCGCCTTCCAGGAGCTGGTCATGGGCAAGACGCGGATCTTCCGCGGCGCCATCACCGAAGACTCGAACGGCACGGTCCGGGAGATCGTCGCCCATGACCCCCAGGCGATCGGCTTCATCTCCCTGGGCCTGGTCAACGCCGCGGTCCGGGCCCTGGCCCTCGACGGGGCGGCGGCCACGGACGAGAACATCCAGAATGGCCGCTACCGGCTCGTCCGGCCGTTCCTCTTCGTCAGCCGGGGCGAGCCGGCCGGCCATGCCAGGGAGTTCATCGACTTCGTCCTGTCCGCGGAAGGCCAGAAGCTGGTCACGAAGGAGGGCCTCCTCCCGGTCCGCTGA
- a CDS encoding ABC-F family ATP-binding cassette domain-containing protein gives MIVVDNLSKSFGKQALFDSISFKINRKERVGVVGRNGHGKTTLFRMITGEEEPDSGTITRPRKYRIGYLEQRPRFSEATVLAEAAKALPHDAQNEVWRVEKILAGLGFGEADLEKKPAELSGGYQVRLNLTRVLVGDYQMLLLDEPSNYLDITSLRWLERFLAAWPGELLLITHDRGFMDNVVTHVLGIHRRKVRKIEGDTGKYYEQIAAEEEIYEKTRLNDERKRKEMDLFINRFRAKARLGGLVQSRVKSLEKMEKRQKLEEVKNLEFAFAEKPGYHKYSLDVRDLSFSYTPDRPLIRRFTISIGARDRVFIIGRNGRGKTTLLRLLAGDLAPRSGRIDEPQSVTAGYFEQTHISTLSESNTVLEEITSGDPEGDPKRARFIAGGMMFEGDDALKPIKVLSGGEKSRVLLGKLIATPVNLLLLDEPTNHLDIESNDALLEAIDAFDGAVVMVTHNEMFLHALAERLVVFDNDDIVVYEGGYQRFLDKVGWRDEVMQGSLAAVPPPAAAGEAAGRPRWTPKELRRLRSEIVAERSRALRPLEARIAEIEKAVEANDAALRDCNAQLVRASSDRDGARVVEVSKAMHKAKKENDGLLDELEKVTGEYDAKKAGYDSRMRDLDDAEAGN, from the coding sequence ATGATCGTCGTCGATAACCTTTCGAAGAGCTTCGGGAAGCAGGCTCTCTTCGACTCCATCAGCTTCAAGATCAACCGCAAGGAGCGGGTCGGGGTCGTCGGCCGCAACGGCCACGGCAAGACCACCCTCTTCCGGATGATCACCGGGGAGGAGGAGCCCGACTCGGGCACGATCACCAGGCCCCGGAAGTACCGCATCGGCTACCTCGAGCAGCGGCCCCGCTTCTCCGAGGCGACCGTCCTGGCCGAGGCGGCCAAGGCCCTGCCCCACGACGCCCAGAACGAGGTCTGGCGGGTCGAGAAGATCCTGGCCGGCCTCGGGTTCGGCGAGGCCGACCTGGAGAAGAAGCCGGCCGAGCTCTCGGGCGGCTACCAGGTCCGCCTCAACCTGACCAGGGTCCTGGTCGGCGACTATCAGATGCTCCTCCTGGACGAGCCGAGCAACTACCTCGACATCACCTCGCTGCGCTGGCTCGAGCGCTTCCTGGCCGCCTGGCCGGGCGAGTTGCTGCTGATCACCCACGACCGCGGCTTCATGGACAACGTTGTCACCCACGTCCTCGGCATCCACCGCCGCAAGGTCCGCAAGATCGAGGGCGACACCGGCAAGTACTACGAGCAGATCGCGGCCGAGGAGGAGATCTACGAAAAGACGCGGCTCAACGACGAGCGCAAGCGCAAGGAGATGGACCTGTTCATCAACCGATTCCGGGCCAAGGCCCGGCTGGGCGGGCTGGTCCAGTCGCGGGTCAAGTCGCTCGAGAAGATGGAGAAGCGGCAAAAGCTCGAGGAGGTCAAGAACCTCGAGTTCGCCTTCGCCGAGAAGCCGGGCTACCACAAGTACTCCCTGGACGTCCGCGACCTGTCCTTCTCCTACACGCCGGACCGGCCGCTCATCCGCCGGTTCACCATCAGCATCGGGGCCAGGGACCGGGTCTTCATCATCGGCCGCAACGGCCGGGGCAAGACGACCCTGCTCCGGCTCCTGGCCGGGGACCTGGCGCCCCGGTCCGGCCGGATCGACGAGCCCCAGTCCGTGACCGCCGGCTACTTCGAGCAGACCCACATCTCGACCCTGTCCGAGTCCAACACCGTCCTCGAGGAGATCACCTCGGGCGATCCCGAGGGGGACCCGAAGCGGGCCCGGTTCATCGCCGGCGGCATGATGTTCGAGGGCGACGACGCCCTCAAGCCCATCAAGGTGCTCTCGGGCGGCGAGAAGAGCCGGGTCCTCCTGGGCAAGCTCATCGCCACCCCGGTCAACCTGCTGCTCCTCGACGAGCCGACCAACCACCTCGACATCGAATCCAACGACGCCCTGCTCGAGGCCATCGACGCCTTCGACGGCGCGGTCGTCATGGTCACGCACAACGAGATGTTCCTCCACGCCCTGGCCGAGCGGCTGGTCGTCTTCGACAACGACGACATCGTCGTCTACGAGGGCGGCTACCAGAGGTTCCTGGACAAGGTCGGCTGGCGCGACGAGGTCATGCAGGGGTCGCTCGCGGCCGTGCCGCCGCCGGCGGCGGCGGGCGAGGCGGCCGGCCGGCCCCGCTGGACGCCCAAGGAGCTGCGCCGGCTGCGCTCCGAGATCGTCGCCGAGCGGTCGCGCGCCCTGCGGCCCCTGGAGGCCCGGATCGCCGAGATCGAGAAGGCCGTCGAGGCCAACGACGCCGCGCTGCGCGATTGCAACGCCCAGCTCGTCCGGGCCTCGTCGGACCGGGATGGAGCCAGGGTCGTCGAGGTCTCCAAGGCCATGCACAAGGCGAAGAAAGAGAACGACGGCCTGCTCGACGAGCTGGAGAAGGTGACCGGGGAGTACGACGCGAAAAAAGCCGGCTACGACAGCCGGATGCGCGATCTCGATGACGCCGAGGCCGGCAACTAG
- a CDS encoding aminotransferase class V-fold PLP-dependent enzyme: MKKPSGTWSRRAFMRSVGAFGAAAVAFDPMGLPRIAEASQSVAGKTAEEVARDEFYWREIQLAFKLDRELINLNNGFTCPMPRVSLDSTFRYMEMINMLPVHYQGMVAGNSETLRRRMANEFGCDKEEMALTRGASEALQIAQNGLDLKAGDEVITTEQDYPRMLTTWDQRMRREGIKVTRLQFPVPTTQDYLYNMFEKAITPRTKVFHFTHITNLTAQLFPVRRLSLLARSKGIVTIVDGAHALGHFPFKLHDLECDAYGVSLHKWLLAPLGNGCLCVRKEMIPRFWPLQAAPEQQDNDIRKFESIGTHPWAIRAALGESLAFHQAIGAERKAARLRYLNMRWVNALKPYSKIKILTETSEPAQAWGVMAVNIEGIDVRQLATWLRNNYRIIVVPLVGGAPPNSVFDYQALRVSPNVYTTLEEIDTFIEAMAEAAKSGVPEAADPIPGYPAEVTV; encoded by the coding sequence ATGAAGAAACCGAGCGGAACCTGGAGCCGGAGAGCGTTCATGAGGTCGGTCGGCGCGTTCGGCGCGGCCGCCGTGGCCTTCGACCCGATGGGACTGCCGCGCATCGCCGAGGCGTCCCAATCGGTCGCGGGCAAGACGGCCGAGGAGGTGGCCAGGGACGAGTTCTACTGGCGCGAGATCCAGCTGGCTTTCAAGCTTGACCGCGAGCTCATCAACCTGAACAACGGCTTCACCTGCCCCATGCCCCGGGTGTCGCTGGATTCGACCTTCCGCTACATGGAGATGATCAACATGCTGCCCGTCCACTACCAGGGCATGGTGGCCGGGAACAGCGAGACCCTGCGCCGGCGCATGGCCAACGAGTTCGGCTGCGACAAGGAGGAGATGGCCCTGACCCGGGGCGCCAGCGAGGCCCTGCAGATCGCCCAGAACGGGCTCGACCTCAAGGCCGGGGACGAGGTCATCACGACCGAGCAGGATTACCCCCGCATGCTGACGACGTGGGACCAGCGGATGCGCCGCGAGGGCATCAAGGTCACCCGGCTCCAGTTCCCGGTGCCGACGACCCAGGACTACCTCTACAATATGTTCGAGAAGGCCATCACGCCGCGGACCAAGGTCTTCCATTTCACCCACATCACGAACCTGACGGCCCAGCTCTTCCCGGTCCGGCGGCTCTCCCTCCTGGCCCGGTCCAAGGGCATCGTCACCATCGTCGACGGCGCCCACGCCCTGGGCCATTTCCCCTTCAAGCTCCATGACCTCGAGTGCGACGCCTACGGGGTGAGCCTCCACAAGTGGCTCCTGGCCCCGCTCGGCAACGGCTGCCTCTGTGTCCGCAAGGAGATGATCCCCCGGTTCTGGCCGCTGCAGGCCGCGCCGGAGCAGCAGGACAACGACATCCGCAAGTTCGAGTCGATCGGCACCCACCCCTGGGCCATCCGGGCGGCCCTCGGCGAATCGCTTGCTTTCCACCAGGCCATCGGGGCCGAGCGCAAGGCGGCCCGGCTGCGCTACCTGAACATGCGCTGGGTCAATGCCCTCAAGCCCTATTCGAAGATCAAGATCCTGACCGAGACGAGCGAGCCGGCCCAGGCCTGGGGCGTCATGGCCGTCAACATCGAGGGCATCGACGTCCGCCAGCTGGCCACCTGGCTCCGCAACAACTACCGCATCATCGTCGTTCCGCTGGTCGGCGGGGCGCCGCCGAACTCGGTCTTCGACTACCAGGCCCTGCGCGTCTCGCCGAACGTCTACACGACGCTCGAGGAGATCGACACGTTCATCGAGGCCATGGCCGAGGCGGCCAAGAGCGGCGTGCCCGAGGCGGCCGACCCGATCCCGGGCTACCCGGCCGAGGTGACGGTCTGA
- a CDS encoding ADP-ribosylglycohydrolase family protein codes for MMKGRRLAFGFAGLIVLAGAAAVACRPAPRGASAAGPGSELSRAGLLDRIRGGWAGQVIGCTFGGPTEFRFPGAMIADYQPIPWDDGIVARRFERSPGLYDDVYMDLTFLEVMSREGIDAPAARYAQAFAHAAYPLWHANQAARYNILHGLLPPDSGHWRNSPHADDIDFQIEADFAGLVSPGLVNAGAEICDRVGHIMNYGDGWYGGVFVAAMYSLAFVSAEVEPVVEGALKVLPPESGFAGCIRDVLACYKADPVDWKAAWLAVERNWAGDAGCPDFVFDPGNIDARVNGAYVAIGLLYGHGDFGRTLEIAARCGQDSDCNPASAGGVLGTMLGCEAIPPKWRDPLRAIEDKPFPYTEMSLDKACETTLALALEAVRASGGRVEGESVRLPVETVRPVRLETSFPGCYPVERRRLGAILETPALIEFEGTGFVLGGGPTKMAAPGSDPYAFEVELTVDGGPPSIIALPVDELVRRLEIAWGYGLAKGRHTLGLRLLNPRPGGTVGLGDLIVYGDRPAAWN; via the coding sequence ATGATGAAGGGCCGCCGCCTGGCCTTCGGCTTCGCCGGCCTGATCGTTCTGGCCGGGGCGGCGGCCGTCGCCTGCCGCCCGGCCCCCAGGGGGGCTTCGGCCGCGGGCCCGGGGTCCGAGCTCTCCCGAGCCGGGCTGCTCGACCGGATCAGGGGCGGCTGGGCCGGACAGGTCATCGGCTGCACCTTCGGCGGCCCGACGGAGTTCCGCTTTCCGGGGGCCATGATCGCCGACTACCAGCCCATCCCCTGGGATGACGGCATCGTGGCCCGGCGCTTCGAGCGTTCGCCCGGCCTCTACGACGACGTCTACATGGACCTGACCTTCCTCGAGGTCATGTCCCGCGAGGGCATCGACGCGCCGGCGGCCCGGTATGCCCAGGCCTTCGCCCATGCCGCCTACCCGCTCTGGCACGCCAACCAGGCGGCCCGCTACAACATCCTCCACGGCCTCCTGCCGCCGGACTCGGGCCACTGGAGGAACTCGCCGCACGCCGACGACATCGATTTCCAGATCGAGGCCGACTTCGCCGGCCTCGTCAGCCCGGGCCTGGTCAACGCCGGCGCGGAGATCTGCGACCGGGTCGGCCACATCATGAATTACGGGGACGGCTGGTACGGCGGGGTTTTCGTCGCGGCCATGTACAGCCTGGCTTTCGTCAGCGCCGAAGTCGAGCCGGTCGTCGAGGGGGCCCTGAAGGTCCTGCCGCCGGAGTCCGGGTTTGCCGGCTGCATCCGGGACGTCCTGGCCTGCTACAAGGCCGACCCGGTTGATTGGAAGGCGGCCTGGCTGGCCGTCGAGCGCAATTGGGCCGGGGACGCCGGCTGCCCCGATTTCGTGTTCGATCCCGGGAACATCGACGCCCGGGTCAACGGGGCCTATGTCGCCATCGGCCTGCTCTACGGCCACGGCGATTTCGGCCGGACGCTCGAGATCGCGGCCCGGTGCGGCCAGGACTCGGACTGCAACCCGGCCAGCGCCGGTGGCGTCCTGGGGACGATGCTGGGCTGCGAGGCCATCCCGCCGAAGTGGCGCGACCCTCTCCGGGCCATCGAGGACAAGCCGTTCCCCTATACGGAGATGTCCCTCGACAAGGCCTGCGAGACGACCCTGGCCCTGGCCCTGGAGGCGGTCCGCGCGAGCGGCGGCCGCGTCGAAGGGGAGAGCGTCCGGCTGCCGGTCGAGACCGTCCGGCCGGTGCGGCTCGAGACGAGCTTCCCGGGCTGCTATCCGGTCGAGCGGCGGCGGCTGGGCGCGATCCTCGAAACGCCGGCCCTGATCGAGTTCGAGGGCACGGGCTTCGTCCTGGGCGGCGGGCCGACGAAGATGGCCGCGCCCGGTTCGGACCCGTACGCCTTCGAGGTCGAGCTCACAGTCGACGGCGGGCCGCCGTCCATCATCGCCCTGCCGGTCGACGAGCTCGTCCGCCGGCTCGAGATCGCCTGGGGCTACGGGCTGGCCAAGGGCCGCCACACTCTCGGGCTCAGGCTCCTGAACCCCAGGCCGGGCGGGACGGTCGGCCTCGGCGACCTCATCGTCTACGGCGACCGGCCGGCGGCCTGGAACTGA
- a CDS encoding S46 family peptidase, with protein MKRFARYLAFAAFALALVFSAGADEGMWMPHQMKDLNLKAQGLQMDPGELYKKDGTGLMSAVVNLGGGTGEFVSPEGLVLTNHHVAYGAIQRASSKEKDYISDGFLARTRGEEIPAQGYQAGVLIGYEDVTAKVNAYFRPKMTPRQRYDAFDKAQKDLIASGEKAGQDLRCTLASMYSGNAYYLYTFKQIRDVRLVYAPPLDLGNFGGEADNWMWPRHTCDFSFLRAYVAPDGTAADYSPSNVPYKPKVWLKVSLDGFKEGDFTFVMGYPGRTYRNYALAELKADQENMAKRVKDVQDLIGFYEAAGKADKEVEIRYAGLVKGLYNGLKNYQGKLEGFVKYDLAAKKAAQEKELLDWIAADPARARKYGAAPAALEAFQVRQKAFGARTELLNGVLGGSTIMSQAYNILRAVNETQKPDKDREPAFQERNLPRFKQGLQLAERGYVFATDRELLKWTLKRLKAAHPDVAAWPASLRQLAAGADADVAARVDAMYAGTALGDPAKRLELVGLKPAQLAAVDDPFLKIAAGMEQELKGVREESKGFSREGADLKMTYEAAILEMKKGTYPPDANGTIRFTYGPVLGYQPRDAVLYLPQTTVKGVVEKDTGVSPFRVPAKIKDLWKSKDFGPYADPRLGDVPACFLNTTNVTGGNSGSPTLNARGEQIGIIFDMTYESVIGDYYIIPELQRSISVDLRYVLWVTDKFSGATHIVREMGLAGK; from the coding sequence ATGAAAAGATTCGCCCGTTATCTCGCGTTCGCGGCCTTCGCCCTGGCCCTGGTCTTCTCGGCCGGCGCCGACGAGGGCATGTGGATGCCCCACCAGATGAAGGACCTCAACCTCAAGGCCCAGGGCCTGCAGATGGACCCGGGCGAGCTCTATAAGAAGGACGGCACCGGCCTCATGAGCGCCGTTGTCAACCTCGGCGGCGGCACGGGCGAGTTCGTCAGCCCGGAGGGCCTCGTCCTGACCAACCACCACGTCGCCTACGGCGCTATCCAGAGGGCCTCGAGCAAGGAGAAGGACTACATCAGCGACGGCTTCCTGGCCCGGACCAGGGGCGAGGAGATCCCGGCCCAGGGCTACCAGGCCGGCGTCCTCATCGGCTACGAGGACGTGACGGCCAAGGTCAACGCCTACTTCAGGCCCAAGATGACGCCGCGGCAGCGCTACGACGCCTTCGACAAGGCCCAGAAGGACCTCATCGCGTCCGGCGAAAAGGCCGGCCAGGACCTTCGCTGCACGCTGGCCTCGATGTACAGCGGCAACGCCTACTATCTCTATACCTTCAAGCAGATCCGCGACGTCCGGCTCGTTTACGCGCCGCCCCTGGACCTGGGGAACTTCGGCGGCGAGGCCGACAACTGGATGTGGCCCCGCCACACCTGCGACTTCTCGTTCCTGCGGGCCTATGTCGCCCCCGACGGGACGGCGGCCGATTACAGCCCGTCGAACGTCCCCTACAAGCCCAAGGTCTGGCTGAAGGTCTCCCTCGACGGCTTCAAGGAAGGCGACTTCACCTTCGTCATGGGCTATCCGGGACGGACCTACCGCAACTACGCCCTGGCCGAGCTCAAGGCCGACCAGGAGAACATGGCCAAGCGGGTCAAGGACGTCCAGGACCTCATCGGCTTCTACGAAGCCGCCGGCAAGGCCGACAAGGAGGTCGAGATCCGCTACGCCGGCCTGGTCAAGGGCCTCTACAACGGCCTCAAGAATTATCAGGGCAAGCTCGAGGGCTTCGTCAAGTACGACCTCGCGGCCAAGAAGGCGGCCCAGGAGAAGGAACTCCTCGACTGGATCGCCGCCGATCCGGCGCGGGCCAGGAAGTACGGCGCCGCTCCGGCCGCACTCGAGGCCTTCCAGGTCCGCCAGAAGGCCTTCGGGGCCAGGACGGAGCTGCTGAACGGCGTCCTCGGCGGCTCGACCATCATGTCCCAGGCCTACAACATCCTGCGGGCCGTGAACGAGACGCAGAAGCCGGACAAGGACCGCGAGCCGGCCTTCCAGGAGCGGAACCTGCCCCGGTTCAAGCAGGGCCTGCAGCTGGCCGAGCGCGGCTATGTCTTCGCCACCGACCGGGAGCTGCTGAAGTGGACGCTCAAGCGGCTCAAGGCCGCCCATCCCGACGTCGCGGCCTGGCCCGCCTCGCTCCGGCAGCTGGCCGCCGGCGCCGACGCCGACGTGGCCGCCCGGGTGGACGCCATGTACGCCGGGACGGCGCTGGGCGATCCGGCGAAGAGGCTCGAGCTCGTCGGACTCAAGCCGGCCCAGTTGGCCGCGGTCGACGATCCGTTCCTCAAGATCGCCGCCGGCATGGAGCAGGAGCTCAAAGGCGTGCGCGAGGAGAGCAAGGGCTTCTCCCGGGAAGGCGCCGATCTCAAGATGACCTACGAAGCGGCCATCCTGGAGATGAAGAAGGGCACCTATCCGCCCGACGCCAACGGCACCATCCGCTTCACCTACGGCCCGGTCCTGGGCTACCAGCCGCGGGACGCCGTCCTGTACCTGCCGCAGACGACGGTCAAGGGCGTCGTCGAGAAGGATACCGGCGTCTCCCCGTTCCGGGTCCCGGCCAAGATCAAGGACCTCTGGAAGTCTAAGGACTTCGGCCCCTACGCCGACCCCCGGCTCGGGGACGTCCCGGCCTGCTTCCTGAACACGACCAACGTGACCGGCGGCAACTCCGGCTCCCCGACCCTCAACGCCAGGGGCGAGCAGATCGGCATCATCTTCGATATGACCTATGAGAGCGTCATCGGCGACTACTACATCATCCCCGAGCTGCAGCGCTCGATCAGCGTCGACCTCCGCTACGTGCTCTGGGTGACCGACAAGTTCTCCGGCGCGACGCACATCGTCCGGGAGATGGGCCTGGCAGGGAAATGA